Proteins encoded together in one Variovorax paradoxus window:
- the glyA gene encoding serine hydroxymethyltransferase: MYQRNILVEQTDPEIWAAIQAENARQEHHIELIASENYASPAVMAAQGSQLTNKYAEGYPGKRYYGGCEHVDVAEQLAIDRIKQIFGADAANVQPHCGASANEAVMLAFLKPGDTIMGMSLAEGGHLTHGMPLNMSGKWFNVVSYGLDANEAIDYDAMERKAHEHMPKLIIAGASAYSLRIDFERFAKVAKDVGAIFMVDIAHYAGLVAAGVYPNPVPHADVVTSTTHKSLRGPRGGIILMKAQHEKAINSAIFPGLQGGPLMHVIAAKAVAFKEAMTPEFKAYQQQVVKNAQIVADTLTERGLRIVSGRTESHVMLVDLRSKGITGKEAEAVLGAAHMTINKNAIPNDPEKPMVTSGVRIGTPAMTTRGFKDEEARITANLVADVLENPRDAANIDAVRAKVHALTSRFPVYR, from the coding sequence ATGTATCAACGCAACATCCTGGTCGAACAGACCGATCCCGAAATCTGGGCTGCCATCCAGGCCGAAAACGCCCGCCAAGAGCACCACATCGAGCTCATCGCGAGCGAAAACTACGCTTCGCCGGCCGTCATGGCCGCGCAGGGCTCGCAACTCACCAACAAGTACGCCGAAGGCTACCCGGGCAAGCGCTACTACGGCGGCTGCGAGCATGTCGACGTGGCCGAGCAGCTGGCCATCGACCGCATCAAGCAAATTTTTGGCGCCGACGCCGCCAACGTTCAGCCGCATTGCGGCGCATCGGCCAACGAGGCCGTGATGCTGGCCTTTCTGAAGCCCGGCGACACCATCATGGGCATGAGCCTGGCCGAAGGCGGCCACCTCACGCATGGCATGCCCCTCAACATGAGCGGCAAGTGGTTCAACGTGGTGAGCTACGGCCTGGATGCCAACGAAGCCATCGACTACGACGCGATGGAACGCAAGGCGCACGAGCACATGCCCAAGCTCATCATCGCCGGCGCCTCGGCCTATTCGCTGCGCATCGATTTCGAACGCTTCGCCAAGGTGGCCAAGGACGTGGGCGCGATCTTCATGGTCGACATTGCCCATTACGCAGGCCTGGTGGCTGCGGGTGTGTACCCCAACCCCGTGCCGCATGCCGACGTGGTGACCTCCACCACGCACAAGAGCCTGCGTGGCCCGCGCGGCGGCATCATCCTGATGAAGGCGCAGCACGAGAAGGCCATCAACAGCGCCATCTTCCCGGGCCTGCAAGGCGGCCCGCTGATGCACGTGATTGCCGCCAAGGCCGTCGCGTTCAAGGAAGCCATGACGCCCGAGTTCAAGGCCTACCAGCAGCAGGTGGTCAAGAACGCCCAGATCGTTGCCGACACCCTCACCGAGCGCGGGCTGCGCATCGTGAGCGGGCGCACCGAAAGCCACGTGATGCTGGTCGACCTGCGCTCCAAGGGCATTACCGGCAAGGAAGCCGAAGCCGTGCTGGGCGCCGCCCACATGACGATCAACAAGAACGCGATCCCCAACGACCCTGAAAAGCCGATGGTGACCAGCGGCGTGCGCATCGGCACCCCCGCCATGACCACGCGCGGCTTCAAGGACGAAGAGGCCCGCATCACGGCAAACCTGGTGGCCGACGTGCTCGAGAACCCGCGCGACGCCGCCAACATCGATGCTGTGCGCGCCAAGGTGCACGCGCTCACGAGCCGCTTCCCTGTCTACCGCTGA
- the nrdR gene encoding transcriptional regulator NrdR has translation MKCPFCGHLETQVVETRVSEDADFVRRRRQCSACDKRFTTYERPDVNFPVVVKKDGSRADFDSTKVRASMMLALRKRPVSIEQIDNALLRIEQKLLASGLREIDSTKVGELVMRELKKLDKVAYVRFASVYRSFEDVDEFRQLLRDI, from the coding sequence ATGAAATGCCCTTTTTGCGGTCATCTTGAAACGCAGGTCGTCGAGACCCGCGTTTCGGAAGACGCCGACTTCGTGCGCAGGCGCCGCCAATGCAGCGCCTGCGACAAGCGCTTTACGACCTATGAGCGGCCGGACGTCAACTTTCCGGTCGTCGTGAAGAAAGACGGCAGCCGCGCCGACTTCGACTCGACCAAGGTACGCGCCTCGATGATGCTGGCGCTGCGCAAGCGGCCGGTGAGCATCGAGCAGATCGACAACGCCCTGCTGCGCATCGAGCAGAAGCTGCTGGCCAGCGGCCTGCGCGAAATCGATTCGACCAAGGTCGGCGAGCTCGTCATGCGCGAGCTCAAGAAGCTGGACAAGGTCGCATACGTGCGCTTTGCCTCGGTGTACCGCAGCTTCGAGGACGTGGACGAGTTCAGGCAACTGCTGCGGGACATCTGA
- a CDS encoding GspH/FimT family pseudopilin: MAALLGGFTLVELIAVVAIMAILGSLGVPAFRSLLLNQRLAAASSGFVAALSLARTEAIQRSQKIHVGALDGSNWSSGWAVQAGPEGAMTTLRKFEKLPNGVSIDVELGDGFARGLDYDSNGFSRRAGGSGFGAGCLTLKAESGRRTSIVVSASGRARVCNPDVRGDCGSGVCGSGGK, encoded by the coding sequence ATGGCCGCGCTGCTGGGCGGCTTCACGCTGGTCGAGTTGATTGCCGTGGTGGCCATCATGGCCATTCTCGGTTCGCTGGGCGTTCCTGCTTTTCGCAGCTTGCTGCTCAACCAGCGGCTTGCCGCGGCTTCCAGTGGTTTTGTCGCCGCGCTGAGCCTGGCCCGCACCGAAGCCATCCAGCGTTCGCAAAAAATCCACGTCGGTGCGCTGGACGGAAGCAACTGGTCGAGCGGCTGGGCCGTCCAGGCCGGGCCCGAAGGCGCAATGACAACACTGCGCAAGTTCGAAAAGCTTCCGAACGGCGTGAGCATCGACGTGGAACTGGGAGACGGATTCGCGCGGGGGCTGGACTATGACAGCAACGGCTTTTCGCGCCGGGCGGGCGGCTCCGGGTTTGGCGCCGGGTGCCTCACGCTGAAGGCCGAGTCGGGCCGAAGAACTTCAATCGTGGTGTCGGCATCGGGCCGTGCCAGGGTCTGCAACCCCGACGTGCGGGGCGACTGCGGAAGTGGCGTTTGCGGCAGCGGCGGCAAGTAA
- a CDS encoding type IV pilin protein, giving the protein MKAARFAGGWSTRIRGFTLIEVMMVVAILAILAATSYPSYLGFVRKGWRAEARSALMQQMQQQERQYTLTGQYRRYEGGSGEGGAAGKYLVESSNCEGQGTIDRCIRLTATPKPGYSDAEVGAIWIDSMGDRGCNGTAGAGCWQ; this is encoded by the coding sequence ATGAAGGCCGCCAGGTTCGCGGGCGGCTGGTCCACTCGCATTCGCGGCTTCACCCTGATCGAAGTCATGATGGTGGTCGCAATCCTCGCCATCCTGGCTGCAACGTCTTATCCGTCATACCTGGGTTTTGTGCGCAAGGGCTGGCGCGCCGAGGCCCGCTCGGCCCTGATGCAGCAGATGCAGCAGCAGGAGCGGCAGTACACCCTGACAGGGCAATACAGGCGCTATGAAGGCGGATCCGGCGAGGGAGGTGCGGCCGGCAAGTATCTTGTCGAAAGCAGCAACTGCGAGGGGCAGGGCACCATCGACCGCTGCATCAGGCTGACGGCAACGCCCAAGCCGGGCTACTCCGATGCCGAGGTCGGGGCGATCTGGATCGACAGCATGGGAGACCGGGGCTGCAACGGCACGGCAGGGGCGGGGTGCTGGCAATGA
- a CDS encoding pilus assembly protein, protein MRFTESRVLWASAVAAWVLCIGTSVFAAESGAVPAVELPSEPLSSMASRVDPNLVIDLALEFSNTGAAYRGSFDWKKVYLGYWDPMACYGYAPADGYFKRMAPATRLAAGEIACAQQWSGNLLNWAAMSTIDVLRLALTGGDRAVDEADRTVLQRTVLQQDFYRSSYFPDKAVTGNLDKLTPLVAGSSNGLRAAGTLHFNHCADRMFVGPSASGNCASPGNDQLYGPGAASAPYFARVEVCTAAEAAVRGGLCLKYPGGNFKPVGEIQRYADRLRFAVFGYLLDNDPARYGGVLRAPMKYAGPKKLDTGLDRADNPQTEWEARTGIFLRDAVSGAQGGRFSGVVNYLNRFGHAGAYKKFDPAGELYYESLRYLQGKVPTRDAIAGVGAVDDPRKDGLPVYNDTAQWRTDGHKAWDPVGASCRQNYILAIGDLETHGDRSLPGLPGGGRSFSNASFEPDTSYWTRLVGAFENRESLSYAHPSGKAGLATTGNRGLPAFNYKGGAQLTASTIASAETGADKGSFGMAGLAYWANTQKIRPDYPDVRVQTFGIDLDAGGQGATRQAQRGSALYLASKYGGFADSNADGNPFRASVGIGQSDVADNSEWAEGIDDDGQPRPSNYFLAGEPRQLVDAIHRIFESAAAPPGGRTADAAISSDRIAQGGSSLYLARFSGRRWSGTLLSYPLAYNAASGGVHQADEPAWDAGALLTGSASAQPPVAARDPSNRNIVTLSSAGSGTPFRWDALDSVLRSHLNSTPYAVPAASDALGVDRLAYLRGDRRKELSAPGGVFRVRDSVMGDVANSNPLFVGAPSSQAQGDDYSRFVETHKARSAAVYVGANDGMLHAFSAATGSELFAYVPRAVFAKLGAYTSPGYVHQAYADGSPAAAEARMADGTWKTVLVSGMGAGATGVFALDVSDPAAFSADKALWEFTGLDDEDMGHVLQAPRIMKFRIAPATRTEAAAYAWFAVVPSGFNNADPDRRGALFLLSLDKAAGAAWRRGVNYYKIVLPVPADKTMVNALGTPGDYAAADGWVRWLYAGDTQGNLWKFDFTGRAPWNEDNALGLKGLPLMVAMSPGANAKRQAITVAPEVGAGPNGGAIVLFGTGKFVSAEDIGSASRAVQTLYGVYDSGTAIPPHETRTQLQPRTAAAATGRALPAIVGEPFVYGAGNGSAASRRGWYFDLPGSLESGERQVTRLTLADGYLFFNTLIPGGDACGASAGGRSCAVNAMTGLSKGGTCVPSTVGPLSSPLLAELGEAAYASPDAFGRRSATKKLSVVNVGLRGGSPGTGISTVQPVEGGNVSQVAGRLNWRQVMDFQGAKP, encoded by the coding sequence ATGCGTTTTACTGAAAGCCGCGTGCTGTGGGCGTCAGCTGTTGCCGCATGGGTGCTCTGCATCGGTACCTCGGTATTTGCAGCGGAGAGTGGCGCGGTGCCGGCCGTAGAACTCCCGAGCGAGCCGTTGTCCTCCATGGCCTCGCGCGTCGACCCGAACCTGGTGATCGACCTTGCCCTGGAGTTCTCGAATACCGGTGCGGCCTATCGCGGCAGCTTCGACTGGAAGAAGGTCTACCTGGGCTATTGGGATCCGATGGCCTGCTATGGCTACGCCCCCGCCGATGGCTACTTCAAGCGCATGGCCCCGGCAACCCGACTTGCAGCCGGCGAAATTGCTTGCGCACAGCAATGGAGCGGCAACCTGTTGAACTGGGCCGCCATGTCCACCATCGACGTGCTGAGGCTTGCATTGACGGGCGGCGACCGGGCGGTGGACGAAGCCGACCGGACCGTGCTGCAACGCACGGTGCTGCAGCAGGATTTCTACCGCAGCAGCTACTTCCCCGACAAGGCCGTGACCGGCAACCTGGACAAGCTCACGCCGCTGGTGGCGGGTAGCAGCAATGGCTTGCGCGCGGCGGGCACGCTTCACTTCAACCACTGCGCTGACCGCATGTTCGTCGGACCGAGCGCAAGCGGCAACTGCGCCAGCCCCGGCAATGACCAGCTATACGGCCCCGGCGCGGCAAGCGCTCCCTACTTCGCGCGGGTCGAGGTCTGCACTGCGGCCGAAGCCGCGGTGCGCGGCGGCCTTTGCCTCAAGTACCCAGGCGGCAATTTCAAGCCCGTCGGCGAGATACAGCGCTATGCGGACCGGCTTCGTTTTGCCGTGTTCGGCTATCTGCTCGACAACGACCCTGCCCGCTATGGAGGCGTGTTGCGCGCGCCAATGAAATACGCCGGACCCAAAAAGCTGGACACCGGTCTCGACAGGGCCGACAACCCGCAAACCGAATGGGAGGCCAGGACGGGTATCTTCCTCCGCGATGCGGTTTCCGGCGCGCAGGGCGGCCGGTTCAGCGGCGTCGTCAACTACCTGAACCGGTTCGGGCACGCCGGCGCCTACAAGAAGTTTGACCCTGCCGGCGAGCTCTACTACGAGTCGCTTCGCTACCTGCAAGGAAAAGTGCCCACGCGGGACGCAATAGCGGGTGTAGGCGCCGTCGACGACCCGAGAAAGGACGGGCTGCCGGTCTACAACGACACCGCGCAATGGCGCACCGACGGACACAAGGCTTGGGATCCCGTGGGTGCGAGCTGCCGCCAGAACTACATCCTGGCAATCGGAGATCTCGAAACGCACGGCGATCGTTCCTTGCCCGGGCTGCCGGGCGGCGGCCGCAGCTTCAGCAACGCGTCGTTCGAGCCGGACACTTCCTACTGGACCCGCCTGGTGGGCGCGTTCGAAAACCGCGAGTCGCTGTCCTATGCCCACCCTTCGGGAAAAGCCGGTCTTGCAACGACCGGAAACCGCGGCCTTCCAGCCTTCAACTACAAGGGCGGGGCGCAACTGACGGCAAGCACCATCGCAAGTGCGGAAACAGGCGCCGACAAGGGTTCGTTCGGCATGGCCGGGCTGGCCTATTGGGCGAATACGCAGAAGATTCGTCCAGACTATCCCGACGTGCGGGTCCAGACCTTCGGCATCGACCTGGATGCGGGTGGGCAGGGGGCCACCCGGCAAGCCCAGCGCGGCAGCGCCCTTTATCTCGCCTCGAAGTACGGAGGCTTTGCCGACAGCAACGCAGACGGCAACCCATTCAGAGCCTCGGTCGGCATTGGCCAGTCCGACGTGGCGGACAATTCCGAATGGGCCGAAGGCATCGACGACGACGGCCAGCCCAGGCCGTCCAACTATTTCCTGGCGGGTGAGCCGCGGCAATTGGTCGATGCAATCCACCGGATCTTCGAGTCGGCAGCGGCACCGCCAGGAGGGCGCACGGCGGACGCTGCCATTTCGTCGGACCGCATTGCGCAGGGCGGGAGCAGTCTTTATTTGGCGCGGTTCAGCGGACGCCGGTGGTCCGGCACGCTGCTGTCGTATCCGCTGGCCTACAACGCGGCCTCGGGCGGTGTGCACCAGGCCGACGAGCCGGCCTGGGACGCAGGGGCCTTGTTGACCGGCAGCGCATCGGCTCAGCCGCCAGTTGCGGCACGCGATCCTTCCAACCGGAACATCGTCACTCTTTCGTCGGCCGGCAGCGGCACGCCCTTTCGTTGGGACGCACTCGACAGTGTCCTGCGAAGCCATCTGAACTCCACGCCCTACGCGGTGCCCGCGGCATCCGATGCACTGGGTGTCGACCGGCTCGCATATTTGCGCGGTGACCGGCGCAAGGAATTGTCGGCGCCCGGCGGAGTGTTCCGCGTGCGCGACTCGGTCATGGGAGACGTTGCCAATTCGAATCCGCTGTTCGTCGGCGCGCCGAGCTCCCAGGCGCAAGGCGACGATTACTCCCGATTTGTCGAAACACACAAAGCGCGTTCAGCCGCCGTCTATGTCGGCGCGAACGACGGCATGCTGCATGCGTTTTCGGCCGCCACCGGAAGCGAACTCTTCGCCTATGTTCCACGCGCGGTGTTCGCAAAGCTCGGGGCCTACACCTCGCCCGGCTACGTGCACCAGGCCTATGCCGACGGGTCGCCTGCCGCAGCAGAGGCGCGGATGGCCGACGGCACCTGGAAGACCGTGCTGGTTTCCGGAATGGGTGCTGGCGCAACCGGCGTATTTGCACTCGATGTCTCGGACCCCGCTGCGTTTTCGGCTGACAAGGCGCTGTGGGAGTTCACGGGGCTCGACGACGAGGACATGGGCCACGTGCTCCAGGCTCCGCGCATCATGAAGTTCCGCATTGCCCCGGCAACACGTACCGAGGCTGCCGCCTACGCCTGGTTCGCCGTGGTTCCATCGGGCTTCAACAACGCCGATCCGGACAGGCGCGGGGCGCTGTTCCTGCTCTCGCTCGACAAGGCCGCTGGCGCTGCCTGGAGGCGCGGTGTCAACTATTACAAGATCGTGCTGCCGGTTCCGGCAGACAAGACCATGGTGAACGCCCTCGGCACGCCGGGCGACTACGCGGCTGCGGACGGATGGGTGCGCTGGCTGTACGCCGGCGACACGCAAGGCAACCTTTGGAAGTTCGACTTCACCGGCCGCGCGCCGTGGAACGAGGACAACGCACTCGGCTTGAAAGGGTTGCCGCTCATGGTCGCGATGTCGCCCGGCGCGAATGCCAAGCGGCAAGCCATCACCGTGGCGCCCGAGGTGGGAGCAGGGCCGAACGGGGGCGCGATCGTGCTGTTCGGCACCGGAAAATTCGTAAGCGCAGAAGACATCGGCAGCGCCAGCCGTGCCGTGCAAACGCTCTACGGCGTGTACGACTCCGGCACCGCCATTCCGCCGCACGAAACTCGCACCCAGCTTCAGCCGCGCACCGCCGCCGCTGCTACCGGACGAGCGTTGCCGGCCATTGTGGGCGAGCCCTTCGTCTACGGCGCGGGCAACGGCAGTGCGGCAAGCCGCCGTGGCTGGTATTTCGATCTTCCCGGATCGCTCGAATCGGGCGAGCGGCAAGTAACCCGGCTGACGCTTGCCGATGGTTATCTGTTCTTCAACACATTGATCCCTGGTGGCGATGCATGCGGCGCCAGCGCAGGCGGCCGCAGCTGCGCGGTCAACGCGATGACAGGGCTTTCGAAGGGCGGGACCTGCGTACCTTCGACGGTGGGTCCGTTGTCGTCGCCATTGCTGGCTGAGCTCGGCGAAGCAGCCTATGCCTCACCCGATGCGTTCGGACGCCGGTCTGCAACAAAGAAGCTCTCGGTGGTCAACGTCGGTTTGCGCGGCGGTTCGCCTGGAACCGGCATCTCCACCGTGCAGCCGGTGGAGGGCGGCAACGTTTCGCAAGTGGCCGGGCGCCTGAATTGGCGCCAGGTCATGGACTTCCAGGGAGCGAAGCCATGA
- a CDS encoding pilus assembly PilX family protein: MNRARPSPQRGFSLIVVLLMLLIAMVLGIGAAQVSLVGERSARNDRDAEVAFQAAEAALVDAERDVLGPNQAAAQRLCLFNSRDVSAFVAGCGGAGIHQGLCTQAEDGAKPVWITADFAAESRTSVAYGTFTNHTYATANAGARGGALSARAPRYIVEAVRNLGGWQSSQLQSAGARNASHLFRVTAIGYGVRDETQVVLQTSLYKPAASPGCPS, encoded by the coding sequence ATGAACCGGGCCCGCCCTTCACCGCAACGGGGCTTCTCGCTGATCGTGGTGTTGCTGATGCTGCTCATTGCGATGGTGCTGGGTATCGGCGCGGCGCAGGTTTCGCTGGTGGGCGAGCGAAGCGCTCGCAACGACCGCGACGCCGAAGTCGCGTTCCAGGCCGCCGAAGCCGCGCTCGTCGACGCCGAGCGCGACGTGCTCGGCCCGAACCAGGCCGCCGCGCAGCGCCTGTGCCTTTTCAACAGCAGGGATGTCTCTGCCTTCGTTGCGGGATGCGGCGGCGCGGGCATTCACCAAGGGCTGTGCACCCAGGCCGAGGACGGCGCCAAACCGGTCTGGATCACTGCCGATTTCGCGGCCGAAAGCCGCACGTCGGTCGCCTACGGCACCTTCACCAACCATACCTACGCCACGGCCAATGCAGGCGCTCGCGGTGGCGCGCTCTCTGCGCGTGCACCGCGCTACATCGTGGAGGCGGTTCGCAACCTTGGCGGGTGGCAGTCCAGCCAGTTGCAAAGCGCGGGCGCGCGAAACGCTTCGCATCTCTTTCGCGTCACGGCCATCGGCTATGGCGTGCGGGATGAAACGCAGGTCGTGCTGCAAACCAGCTTGTACAAGCCGGCCGCCAGCCCGGGTTGCCCGTCCTGA
- a CDS encoding PilW family protein: MHQHSRQRGMTLVELMIAAAIGLVVVLAATATFLGSRQLFAANAQAQAVEDSLRFAASVVRVAVRQAGYSDYAPDHAGADGTVAIGSSANLTAAPDDLFALDIVGATNARVGLTGESHGSHNSRGVNGSDSLRVRFFGRSRAGGGEAEPDGTMIDCMGIAQAGPADGEPSLADRAWSFFFVAEAADREPELYCKYRSDGQGTFKSEPLARGIEVFKVAYAYDGNGDGVPERWIDAAQLESQAGSTAAINGEWRKVVGLRIGMVARSGPGIGEARTQGELLYPLGTDFPGVSFMPPADGRLRRTATFTVMLRNVLKETGP; the protein is encoded by the coding sequence TTGCACCAGCATTCGCGCCAGCGCGGCATGACCTTGGTCGAGCTGATGATTGCGGCGGCCATCGGGCTCGTCGTGGTGCTTGCCGCCACGGCCACGTTCCTTGGCAGCAGGCAGCTCTTTGCCGCCAATGCGCAAGCGCAGGCGGTAGAAGATTCACTGAGGTTCGCGGCGTCCGTCGTGAGGGTGGCGGTGCGGCAAGCCGGCTATTCCGACTACGCGCCCGACCATGCCGGCGCCGACGGCACCGTGGCCATCGGCAGCAGCGCAAACCTCACGGCCGCGCCGGATGATCTTTTCGCCCTCGACATCGTCGGTGCGACCAATGCGCGGGTCGGCCTCACAGGCGAAAGCCACGGCAGCCACAACAGCAGGGGCGTGAACGGGAGCGACTCGCTGCGGGTGCGGTTTTTCGGGCGCAGCCGCGCGGGAGGCGGCGAGGCCGAACCCGACGGCACCATGATCGATTGCATGGGCATCGCGCAAGCCGGCCCGGCGGACGGCGAGCCTTCGCTCGCCGATCGAGCATGGAGCTTCTTCTTTGTGGCGGAAGCCGCCGACAGGGAACCCGAGCTCTACTGCAAGTACCGCAGCGACGGGCAGGGCACGTTCAAGTCCGAGCCGCTCGCGCGCGGCATCGAGGTGTTCAAGGTCGCCTACGCCTACGACGGAAACGGCGACGGCGTGCCCGAACGCTGGATCGATGCCGCGCAGCTGGAGTCGCAGGCCGGCTCCACCGCTGCCATCAACGGTGAATGGCGCAAGGTGGTCGGTCTTCGCATCGGCATGGTTGCGCGCAGTGGTCCTGGCATTGGCGAGGCCCGAACGCAGGGCGAACTTCTCTACCCCCTGGGCACCGACTTTCCTGGCGTGAGCTTCATGCCGCCCGCGGACGGGAGGTTGAGGCGCACCGCCACCTTCACGGTCATGCTGCGCAACGTCCTGAAGGAAACGGGGCCATGA
- the pilV gene encoding type IV pilus modification protein PilV, giving the protein MATSGRADAGFSLVEVLVSIAVLSVGLLGSIGMLLTAVRTGKEAATFAAAVNLARDLSEKVRMNPGVAARTDAANTYLVASWTADGDASADAGGECTAAACNPQSLAAWDMNEWKRRVAKALPGARLSVCFDDKPWNASVGEYEWACSQSGSSVVVKLGWVPHADAANAKHNGEPQRERPPRLVMQLVSG; this is encoded by the coding sequence ATGGCTACATCAGGACGGGCCGACGCGGGCTTTTCGCTCGTGGAGGTACTTGTTTCCATCGCGGTGCTGAGCGTCGGCTTGCTCGGCTCCATCGGCATGCTGCTCACGGCCGTTCGTACGGGCAAGGAGGCCGCGACGTTCGCAGCCGCAGTCAACCTTGCCCGCGACCTCTCCGAAAAGGTTCGCATGAATCCGGGCGTGGCGGCCAGGACCGATGCGGCCAATACCTATCTCGTGGCCAGTTGGACCGCGGATGGCGATGCTTCCGCTGATGCCGGCGGCGAATGCACAGCGGCAGCTTGCAATCCACAAAGCCTGGCTGCGTGGGACATGAACGAGTGGAAGCGCCGCGTGGCCAAGGCGCTGCCCGGCGCCCGCCTCAGCGTGTGCTTCGACGACAAGCCCTGGAACGCCTCCGTCGGCGAGTACGAGTGGGCATGCAGCCAGTCCGGCTCCAGCGTGGTCGTCAAGCTCGGCTGGGTTCCGCACGCCGACGCTGCGAATGCAAAGCACAACGGCGAGCCGCAGAGGGAGCGTCCGCCTCGCCTGGTGATGCAGTTGGTTTCTGGCTAG
- the ribD gene encoding bifunctional diaminohydroxyphosphoribosylaminopyrimidine deaminase/5-amino-6-(5-phosphoribosylamino)uracil reductase RibD, with amino-acid sequence MPSPEQDAQHMATALRLASDALLLTDPNPRVGCVLSDAEGRVLGQGHTQQAGGPHAEVMALRDAAAKGHSVAGATAYVTLEPCSHHGRTGPCCDALIAAGIGRVVASLADPNPLVAGQGFARLRAAGVEVETGPGAAESRELNIGFFSRMVRKLPWVRLKVAASLDGKTGLSNGVSQWITSETARADGHAWRARASAVLTGVGTVLEDNPRLDVRMVETPRQPHLVIVDSHLQTPPDAHVFIAGRPVWIYAATRDENRAAALEARGATVTCLPNASGKVDLAAMLQDLAQRGVNELHAEAGHKLNGSLIREGCVDELLLYLAPKLIGSGLDMASHLHAEGPLTSLEGALALEFKSVQMLGPDLRVVSRVRGRESF; translated from the coding sequence ATGCCCTCCCCCGAACAAGACGCGCAGCACATGGCCACCGCATTGCGCCTGGCTTCCGATGCGCTGTTGCTGACCGACCCCAACCCGCGCGTCGGCTGTGTACTGAGCGACGCAGAGGGCCGTGTGCTGGGCCAGGGCCACACGCAGCAGGCCGGCGGACCGCATGCCGAAGTGATGGCGCTGCGCGACGCTGCGGCCAAGGGCCATTCGGTTGCGGGCGCCACCGCCTATGTCACGCTCGAGCCCTGTTCGCATCACGGGCGCACCGGCCCCTGTTGCGATGCACTCATTGCGGCCGGCATCGGCAGGGTCGTGGCATCGCTCGCCGACCCGAACCCGCTGGTCGCCGGGCAGGGCTTTGCCCGCCTGCGCGCAGCGGGTGTCGAAGTGGAAACCGGCCCCGGCGCGGCCGAGTCGCGCGAACTCAACATCGGTTTCTTCAGCCGCATGGTGCGCAAGCTGCCCTGGGTGCGCCTCAAGGTGGCGGCTTCGCTCGACGGCAAGACCGGCCTTTCCAACGGCGTGAGCCAATGGATCACGTCCGAGACCGCCAGGGCCGACGGCCACGCGTGGCGGGCCCGTGCCAGCGCAGTGCTGACCGGCGTGGGCACCGTTCTCGAAGACAACCCGCGGCTCGACGTGCGCATGGTCGAGACGCCGCGCCAGCCGCATCTGGTGATCGTCGACAGCCATCTGCAGACGCCGCCCGACGCTCATGTTTTCATAGCAGGCCGTCCGGTGTGGATCTACGCGGCAACGCGAGACGAAAACCGCGCCGCTGCCCTGGAGGCGCGCGGCGCCACGGTCACCTGCCTGCCCAATGCGAGCGGCAAGGTCGACCTGGCCGCGATGCTCCAGGACCTGGCTCAGCGCGGCGTCAACGAGCTCCACGCCGAAGCCGGCCACAAGCTCAACGGCTCGCTCATCCGCGAAGGCTGCGTGGACGAGCTGCTGCTGTACCTGGCGCCAAAGCTGATCGGCAGCGGGCTGGATATGGCGAGCCACCTGCACGCCGAGGGGCCGCTCACCTCGCTGGAGGGCGCGCTGGCGCTCGAATTCAAGTCCGTGCAGATGCTCGGGCCGGACCTTCGAGTCGTGTCGCGCGTACGTGGGCGCGAGAGCTTCTAG
- a CDS encoding riboflavin synthase produces the protein MFTGIITGVGRIAAIHDLGTSSSYGKRLGISVPDGYLDDVGLGDSIALNGACMTVTTLDPAQQLFTIDISAESLDKTAGLTEEGARINLEKALRASDRLGGHIVSGHVDGIGTVSHFAPVGESWELRVVAPPALARFLAYKGSITINGVSLTVNSVSDIEDGAEISINLIPHTVENTSLGSLTAGSKVNLEIDTVARYVERMLQAGVLVPTPSTYSKDTAE, from the coding sequence ATGTTCACCGGAATCATTACCGGCGTGGGGCGCATCGCCGCCATCCACGACCTCGGCACCTCCTCCTCCTACGGCAAAAGACTCGGCATTTCGGTGCCCGACGGATATCTTGACGATGTAGGCCTTGGCGACAGCATTGCGCTCAACGGCGCGTGCATGACCGTGACCACCCTCGATCCGGCGCAGCAGCTGTTCACCATCGACATTTCGGCCGAATCGCTCGACAAGACCGCCGGCCTCACCGAAGAGGGCGCCCGTATCAACCTCGAGAAGGCGCTGCGCGCGAGCGACCGGCTGGGCGGCCACATCGTTTCCGGCCATGTGGACGGCATCGGCACCGTGAGCCACTTTGCGCCCGTGGGCGAAAGCTGGGAACTGCGCGTGGTCGCGCCGCCCGCACTGGCTCGCTTTCTGGCCTACAAGGGCTCCATCACCATCAACGGCGTGAGCCTCACCGTCAACAGCGTGAGCGACATCGAAGACGGCGCGGAAATCAGCATCAACCTGATTCCGCACACCGTCGAAAACACCTCCCTGGGCAGCCTCACGGCCGGCTCCAAGGTCAATCTCGAAATAGACACCGTGGCGCGCTACGTGGAGCGCATGCTCCAGGCCGGCGTCCTGGTGCCAACCCCTTCCACGTATTCCAAGGACACCGCCGAATGA